TGGTCGACTGGACCGGCATGCGTACCACGAACGATGCCGTAATATCCGGCACTCGCCATGGAGATCGCCAGGACGATCATTCCCAGATTGAAAACAAGGTGGTGCGGAATGAACTTCTTCGGCGGGAAAGCGCACTGCGCAACAACGCCGCACGATCCGACCAGAATTGCCGGCTGGGTGCCGAGCATCATCAGCGCAACCAGCACTACCGTCGTAATGAGCGAAAGAGAAGAACCGCCGACCAGCCGGACCTTCGCATGTCCGCCCACAATCGCCAGGAAAATCAGCAGCGAGAAGTAGGGGAAGTCGACAGTTCCGGCGTGCAGCAAAGCCTGAAGCAGGCCGCCCGCTCCCACCAGGCCGAACAACACCACGGCCGTGCGTGCCTGCACCGGAAGACTTCCGAATTGTGCCTTCGCGCTCACATCCAAACCTCTTCCTTGTGCTTATCGGCAGAAATGAATAAAAAATTATTGGAAATTCGAAACTGGAAGTTGGAAATTGGAAATCCGATTTCGAATTTGTAATTTCTAGTCTCGAATTTCCAATAGGTTCCGAAACGGTAATCTGGGGCGGCTGCGCCTAGTTGACCGAACCCTCTTCAGGCGGCGAGGTCTTCTTCCTCGTCCGCTTGGCCGGCGCGACGGCGGTCTTTCGGGGCGCGACCGCCTTTCGTTTGATGCCGGTACTGACCCGCCGTTTCCTGGCCGGCTTTTCTTCGGCCAAGGGCTCGGCAGCTTCGGCGGCCAGAGGCTGTTCGGCTTCTTCCACGTCGGTCTCAGGTTCGGATTCGGACTGCGCTTCCGCGCTGTCCTCAGAATCGGAAATAACCGAAGGCGGCTGGTGCAGATGCTGGAGAGTCGGATCATTTTCAACGTCGTAGATCGCCGGCGACGGTGCCGCCTGTTCGTCGCTGCGGCCGCCCGAACGCTGCCCCTGCGCCATCTGATTTCCAGGATAGACTCTGAGAATCCCCTGCCGATTCCGCTCCAGACGGAACAACCCTGCACGCTGGCCGGATCGAACCGCTTCCAGAAAGCTGTGAAACCCGTAACGATGCTCGTCAAATGTCGGCAGAGTGTTCTTGATGAACTGCTTGACGTTCCGCAGATACATCGGCCAGTGCGGCGTAATGTGGGAATTCTGAAACGCTTCCTGCATTGCCCGCACGCCCTCTTCCGCCTGCATTGGTGTCGGCATCGGTGTCGTCACATTCGGAGCGGGCAGATTCGGAGCGGGCAGGCTCGGAACGGGGGCTCCGGCAGGCGCAGCTTCAAGCGCCTGGCCATTGGAGGGGACCACTGCCGGGACAGGAATTGCCGGCGCTTCCTCTTCGCCTTCAACCAGAGATTGATCTTTGAGTTCAACAAGAAGGCTGCGATCGACCTGTTTCAGGTTAACGTATCCGGCGGCCGCCATCTTTTCGATGAAATCACGGAAAGTGCTGGCACCGTAGTCCCGCTCGGTAAAGGTCGAATCCAACTGCAGCAGCGTACTCTTCAAAAGACCGAGCTGCGGCGACACCTCGCGATCCGTCAGGACCTTCAAGGCGCGGCGAACGAGCGGAAACGCTTTTGCGAGATTGGGATCCGCGACAGCTGTGCGCGTGCGTTCGGCGGCTGGCCGCCGCGGGATGGACGGCGCAGAAATCAGATTTTCGTAGGCGATGAATTCATGGCAGTTCTTCTGGAGAATGGCACTGGTAAAATTACGGCCGCCGACCACCAGAACTTTCTTGTCGTACTGTTTGAGTTTTTCGACCAGGGCAATGAAATCGCTGTCGCCGCCGACAATAACAAAGGCATTGATGTGGTTGCGCGTGAAAGCCATCTCGAGTGCGTCCAGCGCCAGGTTGATGTCGGCGCCGTTCTTGTCGCCCCCGGGCGTGAGATTCCGCTGCACCATTTGTATGGCGTGCTGCGTCATGCTCCGGCTGTGTTCGCCGGCCCGCTTCCAGTCGCCGTAGGCGATCTTGGTAACGACTTCTCCGCGTTCCTTTATGGCCTCGAGAACTGCGCCGATGTCGAAGTGGCGATTGAGAGTGCTTTTGACTCCAATCTCGATATTATCGAAGTCGATGAATACAGCGATCTTTAACCTATCCTCTACCATCCACTTAGATTAGCAGAAAATAGGGGCCTATTTCTTGAATAGGTTATCGAACGCGCTGCGGGCATCGGACGGCTTGACCGGGGATACATGGCCCTGAGGGTTGCCGCCGCCGGAATCCCGGGTTTCCCGTTCAATGGATGTCCGGGCCATGAAAAGATCACAATGATTGCGAAGATCCTTCTTCGTGATGCGTTCCGGAATCGGCTGGGTGCATTGGAATTGCGCCGCTGTGTCGAAGTGGCGGCAGTTCTTGCAGGCGTGCAGATCGGCCTTGCATTTCGGGCACTGGCTTTCGTAATTGATTTCGGCGGTGGTCGGAACAATCGTGCCGCATAACGAACAGCGTAAAACTTCCTGGAAGCCAGGCATGTGCATCGGGCGGGGAGCTTCCCTGGCTTTGGACCCACGCGGTCCGCCCTTGGGTTTTTCTCGCGGCTTTTCGGGTTCCCTTGCGCCACGTTCGCGGTCGTTATTATCGTGATAACCGCGTTGGCCGTATTTTCGTTCCATAGATAGGGTCCTGGAGACACATGGTCGCCGGGTTTTCAATCGACAATACGGCAGCCATATCTATAAGGTTACACGCCTATTGGCCTGAGAGTCTCTTTACATCCTTTTGCAATTGCTCGGTGATGGCCGTATAGGGGTCCGCCGCCGTGGCAAACGCCCGCGGATCAATCGGGTCTCCGAAATGAAACTCCACCGGACGGAAGCGGAAGCCGCCCTCCCGGGGCCATGCCTCGAACGTTCCGTGGATGCCCACCGGAACGATAGGCACTCCGAGTTCGTATGCCAGAATGGCGGACCCCTTCTTGAATTCAGCGATCCGTCCGTCGATGGACCGCGTACCTTCCGGGAAAATGAGCATCACATGACCGCGCTTCAGTCCCATGGCTCCGACTTGCATGGCGCGAACCAGATTCACATCGGAGTCGATCGCGACAATCTGGCAAACCTGAGCCAGAAAACGCGAGAAAGCGTTCTTCCAGTAGTCGCTGTAGCCGATGATGAGGATCTTATAAACGACCCGCCTGGGCAGGATCGATACCAGGAGAGGGCCATCCAGAAACGACTCGTGATTCGGACATAGCAGGAACGGCGTCGTCCGCGGCAACTTTTCCATCCCGTAATGCCGCAGCGGCAAGGATATGCCCGCGAAAATTCCAATCATCCGTATGATCGAAAATGAAAGCGGATTGAGCAGTTTGCGCGCCTTGAAAATGTGGTGCGTTTCCGAAACATTGTCCGGAACAGAGCTGAGAATCTCCTTCCAGGAACGGTTGCCGCCGGCGGTCCCGCCGGCGGCTGTCGCCCCCTTCGCCCCCTTCGCCTTCTCGAAAGCCTCGATCAATTCTCCCAGCGTGAAGATGCGGGCCATTTCCTGTTCGTCGATATGCACGCCCAGGCGCGCTTCCGCCAGGCCAAGCAGTTCGACGCGTCCAAGCGAGTCAAAACCGAGATCCAGCTCGACGTTCATCGATGGGCTCAGCACGCCGGCATCCGGCCTGGCTTGCCGGATCAATTCCGCCAGAACCACGCCGGCCCCTTCCCGGAGCTGCGCGTGGTCCGGTTCGGGTTCGCGGACCGGCGTGCCACGGCTGTCCCGAGCCTTGATCCGCTCGTTCTCCTCCTGCTGAATCTCGAAGCGTTTCAATTTCCGCGTAACGGTGCGGGGTAGTGGATCGTTGCGGACAGACAAAGAATGAAGCCGGTAATAGGAAGGAACCTGCTTCGACAGATTTTCGATTTCGAAGCGGATGCTCTCCATGATGGCCGTCTGGCCGCGCTTTCGAAACTCGTCCATATCCGGAACGATAATCGCGTGGAGAACTTCGTCTCCGGGGCCGGCGCCATTCTGCGAAACACCCAGGATGCAAATGTCCTTGATGAAGGGCGAGCGCGAATAGTGCGTCTCGAGTTCTTCGGGATAAACGTTCTCGCCATTTGCAAGGACGATCACATCCTTGCATCGGCCTGTGATGGACAGGTACCCGTTCACGTCGATGACACCAAGATCGCCCGTGCGAAACCAGCCATCTTTGATGGCTTCGGCTGTCTGGGAGGGCGATTTGTAATAACCCTTCATCACAATCGGCCCGCGAATCCACACTTCGCCGATTCCCTGGTCATTCGGGGAATCGATCTGGACGGAGACTCCGCGGACCGGACGGCCGACGGTGCCGATGGAATCCTGCTCCGGCGGTGTAGCCGTCGCGGCAGCCGAGGTTTCCGTCAAGCCGTACGCCTGCGCTATCCAATAGCCGAGTTCGCTGAGGTCGCGAGCGATCTCAGGATCGAATCGGGAGCCGCCGCTCGCGAGCATTTCCAGGTCAGGGCCGATGGCGCGATGAACTTTCGCAAACAGCCTGCGGCGGAGGCGCAGGTCCTTCGTACGCCGTGCCATGCGCCGCATGAATCGAAATGCCGTGCGTGTGAAGAACGGCTGTGATTCGGCCTGAGAGATAATTCGCCGGTGCAGGATGTAGAAGAATTGAGGCACGCAAATAAACAGGGTAATGCGATGCCGGTGAAAAGCGTCGATGATGCGCTGGGGGGAAATGGACGAGAGAAACACCACCGTCGCGCCGATGCATAGCGGACCCAGACCATTCGCGATGAGCGGAAGCACGTGCGAGAAGGGCAGCACCGAAAGGATGCGATGTTCGGCATGGAGATGCAGACCCTCGCTTGTGCCGCGGATTTCATGATTGATATTGTCGAAAGTGAGTTCGACACCCTTGGGATTGCCCGTTGTCCCGGACGTGTAAATCAAGATCGCCGTGTCGGCCGGGTCCGGCTTCTGCAGGGTCGCTCCGCCCTTGTCGGGATTCCCGGATACTGCGCGGTCACAGACCGCGCCTACCGTTTTCGCGACATTCGATCCCTTCGTCCAATTCCCTTCGTCCGCAAAAATGATCCTGCAGCCGGCATGAGTCACAATTCGCTCGATGGCATCTTCCGGAAGCGTTGTGGCCAGCGGCACAGTGACCGCACCGATCTGCATCGCGCCCAGCAGCACGAACACCCATTGCGGCGTGTTCTCCATCAGAATGCCGATCCGGTCGCCGCGCTGGATTCCCTGCCGGGTCAGATGGGACGCCATTAAGGCCGCCTGGTCGAGCACATCGCTGTAGCGGTATTGCTCCAGCTTGTCCTGGTGATCCAGCACGAATGCGAAACGTTCCGGCGCGCGCTTCGCCCAGGCTTCGATCTGCTCGAACATCCACAGCGATGGCAGAGGCTCGCTGAGCGGTGGTCCCGTAGTGGCAGTGAGAAAGGACATATGTAAGGCGGGCCTAGGCCCGCGTTATTTTAGAATAACGCGCACGCCGGCATGCGGCATTATCCCGCGGACACTTTTATTTGACACATATTTATTGCTGCACATTTCCCGCCAACTCATTGTCATGATGAGTCTTATGACTTTATATTAGGTGTACGGCCTGAACTGGATCCGGGAAACTTTCGGGTTGCGGCGTTATGCCCCTAATCTACAATCCGCCTTTGGCCGATAGTGAATGTGTGCCAGAAGGATTTCACATGCCCAGTCCAGGGACGGAAAAGGGATTCTCATTGCTCGAAGCAATGATCGCACTGTTTGTCATATTTGTGCTTGCACGGGTGGCGCTCCCCAACCTGACAAGTATGCAGAAGTTCGGAAGAATCAACGGAGACGCCAGCAGTGTTGCCGGTTTGATTTCGGAGGCAAAGCTCCGTGCCTCTGCTTCCTTCTCACATGCAAGGGTATATGCGGACCTGACGGCCAAGACATATCACCTGGAAATCTGGAACAAAACCAGTTCCTGCTGGCAAACCGACGGAGACAAGAATACGTGCACCGTGGCTGCCAGTCCGGTCCAGAACCTTTCTTCGGGTGTGAGCTTCGGCTACGGCGCGATTTCGAGCGCTCCATCGAATACCCAGCCCACGCTCAGTCAAGCTCCTCTTTGTTACACCGGATACGCAGGACAGGCAGGCAACACGACCACTGTCGCCAACACCGCATGCATTGAGTTCAATTCACGCGGCGTTCCGTCAAATCCGGTCACCAGCGGAAAAGCCGATGCAACCGGCGCATTTTATATAACGAACGGCACGGCGATTTACGGAGTGACGGTGCTCACTTCCGGATCGGTTCAAAGCTGGACCGCCCAGACGGCTCAGAGCAGCTGGCAGCAACGGTGAGGTTCAAGATATGAAGTCCTGCAGAAATTTCTCAGCTTTTTCCGCCCGTTCGCCGCAAGCCGGCTCGACCTTGCTCGAAACGGCGATTGCCTGCTGCATTTTACTGATCTGCGCGGTGGGAGGGTTGAACATGGTGAGTTCGAGTTTCTCGACGACAGAAAATCAGGGACATCTGCTCGCCCGCACTGTCGAGTATTCCCAGGACAAAGTCGAGCAGCTTCTGGCATTGGCCTATTGTGATTCGCAGACCGACACGACGCAGCTGACCGCAGCGGCCACTGGCGGAACAGGACTGGCAGGTTGCCCCGTTCCGCTGCAGAACCCGGCTACCGGGACAAGCGGCATTGGAGGCAGTTCGGATCCCAGTAATCCAGCGACGGGTTACGTCGATTACCTCGACAGTACCGGAACGCTTGTCACCGGTGTCAACGGCGCGGCTCCGGCAACCTGGTTTTACAAACGTGTCTGGCAACTCGCGGCGGGACCGGCCGGCATAACGCAAACGAAGAAGATTACGGTGACAACACGGGTGAAAACACAGGTCGGCGGCGCTCAGGGAAGCCCGCCGCAGGCCACCGTGTCCGTAATCAAGACTTATCCCTTTTAGAGGCCAGTGTTGACGAACAAAGGTTTTTCACTGCTTGAAAGTATGGCCAGCATGGTGATCCTGCTCATCATCTTTGCCGCCATGATGACAGGTATGAATCAGTTGATGAGCATGCAAGGCACTGTGAAGAACAGAACCGAGATGCATGCGGACGTGCGTAACGCGACGGAGTTGCTGCAACAGGAGATCGGACAGGCCGGAAGGATCGCCCTGCCCGCCGCGGTCACAACGACAGCCGCTACGGCAGCCGGCGCGGCGACCGCGGCTGTGAGCTCCACCTCCGGAATGTTCGCCAATATGTATCTGGATGTCGATACCGGCGCCAGCTTCGAAACGGTGCAGGCCACGGGCATCAGCGCCAACGGCTTTGCCGCCACATTCACTTTCGCTCACAGCAACGGCACCCAGGTGCTGGTGTCGGGATCCTTCGGAACCGGGATGGTTCCGCCGGCCGCAGCGCCATCGAGCTATTCGCATGGTTCCACAGACTCGGTTTTAAAGCTGTACGGCGACGTTAACAAAGACGGGAAGGTTTTATACGTGGAGTATACGTGCTCTCCGGGAACAACGTCGTCTCCCGGATATTTATACCGCAACGAGATATCGTTCACGGCAGCCTCAAAGCCCGCGACGAGCTCGAGTATCGTACTGATGAATAACCTTCTACCGAATCCGAACAGTGTGCCGTGTTTCTCGTATCAAACGGCCACGGGCTTGTCGGGCAACACATATATCGTTGATGTCGGCGTCACCTTGACGGTGCAGAGTCAGCTGCAGGATCCCAAGACGCACCAATTCCAGCAGGAAACAAAGGCGCTTTTGAACGTATCGCCGCGGAACATCTTTGAAGCCTGGGAATTGGACAATGCGGGTTCGCTGCAACGCATACAGCCGATGCCGGCGAGCGTGACGGCGCTGTTGCCATAACATGGAGGTTTTGGATATGCACTATCGATCGCCTGAAACCGGATTCGCCCTGGTTCTCGCCTTGATCCTGACGCTGGTCGTGTCCGTGATGGGCGCGTCCGTTATGTTTCTTTCCCAGACTGAAACGCTGTCGAGCCTGAATTACGAGATGATGACGCAGGCGCGCTACGGAGCCGAATCCGGCCTCAACACGGCGGCCAATTACCTGGTGAATACTTATACAGCGCCGATATCGGGCGGAGCGGATGACATCGCCAACTATGACATGACGAAGTCGCCTGTTCAGTACAACGGCGTGGCAGTCGTTTTGTCGGCATCCACCAGCTCGAACTACCCCGTCGCGTCTGTCAAGACGGCATTTTCGAACGCCGCGCAAGGCACTGTTGTCGCGGGACAGACCACAATGAACTATACAGCCACGGCAACGCTGGTCGCGATGAGCCAGGTAACGACGGCAGCCGGTCCGACCACAGTGCAAACATGGAGCATCACGGCGGATGGCACGATCAGCGGAGGGCGAAGCGCCCAGGAAGAGGTGAGCAGCATCGTCGAGCGCCAGGTGACTTGGGCACAGGCCGCAGGCGAGAATTACGCCATGTTCGCCACCGCCAACGGATGCGGCTCTCTAACTATGTCCGGCGGGGTTACGATTGGCAGTTATGACTCCGCGCACGCGACCATAAGTGGCGGAGCTGTCGTTCCGGATACCTATGGTGGCGATATCGGATCGAATGGAAACTTGAACGAAAGCGGCGGCGCCACCGTCCACGGAACCATGTCCACCCCGCGTTCAGGCGTCGGCAATTGTTCAAGCGGGGGCGTGGACGCATGGAGCGACAGTGGCGGCGCTACGGTCACAGGCTGCAGTACCTCTGCTACGTCCTGCGTCTCAGGTGGCCTCGTCCACCTGTCCCAGGCTGTCAGTTTGGCTGCTCCGTCAACGCCGAACCCGGAGCCTCCAACCACAAACCTGAGCATCACGAGCACTACGACGTGTACGTCACTGGGCATCAGCGGCTGCACCGGAACGGCCGGAAACCTGGTTTTCGCTCCAGGATCCTATGGCAATATCAGCCTTTCGGGAGGAGCGAAACTCACGATCAGCGGCGGAGCGTATACAATCAACAGCATCAGCGTCTCCGGAGGTGCTGCCCTGACGGTCAATGCCACGGGTAGTACGCCGGCGATCGTCACTATCGCGGGCCAGAGTAAAACCACTCCTCTCAGCTTCAGCGGCGGAGGCATTACAAACGTCAACGCCAGCAACGTCCCTACGCCGACCAAACTGCAATTTCTTTACGCCGGAACCGGCACGCTTAGTCTATCGGGCGGCACGCAAACGGCTGGCACGGTATACGCTCCAAACGCGGCGATCAGTCTATCGGGAGGGGCGCGGTGGTATGGAAGCATCTCCGGCGCGACGATAAGCGACTCGGGTGGAACAGCCATTTACTATGACCGCGAATTGGGCAACCCCGGCGCTGGCTCGCCCATAGCAACTGTCGGCAATTTCATGATGAACTCGTTCAGCTGGTCCAGATTCTGAAATTTTCCCAGCCGCGGGGTACAAGCCGATATCCCGAGTAGAATTGTGTCATGAAGACGATATTGCTTCTGGCTATATCCAGCGTTTTCATGACATTTGCATGGTACGGCCATCTGCGTTTCCGGGAATCGTCATTATGGATGGCGATCTTGGTCAGCTGGTTGATCGCGTTCGCGGAATATTGTTTTCAGCCCGCCAACCGCGTCGGCTCCTATGAATTTTCACCAGCGCAGTTAAAGACCATCCAGGAAGTCATCACGTTGATCGTCTTCTCGATCTTTTCGGTGACTTATCTTGGCGCTCAATTCCGCTGTAATCATGTGGCCGCCTTCGCGTTCATTCATCGGCGCGGTCTTTTTCATGTTTTATGAATGACGCTGTCGAGCTGATTCCTGCCGAGCGCGCTTCCGACATCGCGAACATACGCGCCCTGTTTGTCGAATACGCGAGATCCCTGGATTTCGATCTCTGTTTTCAAAGCTTCGATCAGGAATTGCTCGATCTGCCCGGTCAATACGCTCCCCCGCGCGGCCGGCTGATTTTATGCCGCGCCGCCGGAACCTCCGCAGGGTGCATCGCTTTGAAGCCGCTGCCAGACGGATTCTGTGAAATGAAACGCCTGTTCGTGCGGCCCGAGTTTCGGGGAAAAGGGATCGCGCTCAAGCTTGCATCGAAGATCATCGAAGAAGCCAGACAGATCGGCTACTCCGCCATGCGGCTCGATACCATCGCCGGCAAAATGGCGGCTGCCATCGCGCTCTACCGCAGACTGGGATTCAGGCAGATCCCGCCGTATTACGACAATCCCATACCGAACGCCGCATACTTCGAGCTTGAACTCAGTTCTAAAAGCTAATTCTTGTCGAGAAAATCCCGGACAACATCTTTAACATCACGGTGTTCGCCGTCGACCGCGTAGTTCATTTTCCGCATCTGCTCGTCGGAAATCTTCCCGCCCAGTTGCCTTAAGGCCTCGCGAACTTCAGGATGTTTCATCACGACGGCGTCGCGTATGACGGGGGCGGCGTCGTACGGCGCAAAGTAGTGCTTATCGTCCTCAAGGACGGTCAAGCCCAACGCGTTGATCAGTCCGTCGGTGGAGTTACCTGCAATGAAGTCCACCTGGTGTTCTGCAGCCGCCTTGTAGGTCAAGCCGAGATCCATGACTCGCGGCGCCGCCGGAAAGCGCAGGTTGTAGATCTTCGCAAGCCCGGGGTACCCGTCTTCCCGCTCCATGAATTCATATCCGAATCCGGCAACCCACTTCGATGTGTGGGGAGCGGCATCCGAAATCGTTTTTAGCCCCAGGCGCTGAGCGTCATCCTTGCGAACAATGATCGCGAATGTGTCATTGAAGCCGAGCTGTTCCGTCCACTCGAGGGCGAATCGAGACTGATATGCGCTCCCCACAGCTTCATAAACATTGCGAGAATCGGTAGACGGAGGGAGCTTCAGGATGGCCGTCAACGCCGTCCCGGTATATTCGACGTATGTATCGATCTGGCCTGCAATCAGCGCGTCATGACACACAAGGGTGCCGCCCAGATTCAGGCGCCGGTCGACCGGCAGGTGTGTCTTACGTTCGATCTGTTGAGCAACGAGTTCGCCAAGGATGACCTGCTCGGTGAAATTCTTCGATCCTACAACAATGCGGTCGGGGTGCGAACAGGACACCAGCGAAACACACAGCAACACGACGCACAATAATTTTGAAAACCTCCGCTCGACCGCCCCGAGTCCGAAATCGGCGATCAATGCCAGGCCCGCAGCCGGAATTGCACCGGCAAGAATCACCCGGCTATCCACCATCGAAACGCCGCGGAAGATATACATGCCGAGGCCGCCCGCTCCTATAGCCGCCGCGATTGTCGCCACGCCAACCGCGATGACTGTCGCGACGCGGATGCCCGCAAAAATGACACCGAGCGAGAGTGGGATTTCCACCTTCCATAGAAGTTGCGCGTCCGTCATTCCCATCCCGCGTCCAGCCTCGCGTATCGCCGGATCGACGCCCGAGATACCGATGAATGTGTTCCGGATAATGGGAAGCAAAGAATACAGCACCAACGCGACGATCGCCGTCCGCGCTCCGATCCCGCCGATAAAGGGCAGTGGAATCAGAAATCCAAAAAGCGCCAGACTGGGCACCGTCTGAACGACGTTGGCGACGGTCATGATCGGGCGGCTGAGCCTGGTATGCCGCGTCATTATGATTCCAAGCGGCAATCCAATTCCGGTTGCGATCGCAATTGAGACGCCAACCATCACGAGATGTTCGAGAGTGAGCTGGAACATCTCGGCCCGGTGCGTCCACATGAAATCGAGAACGTTCATGCGTATGCCTCCGCGAAGGCCCGGGCCTCGGGATGATCGAGGTGGTGAAATTCGCCTGCCGGCACGAGCGCGACCAGACTGCCGTCTTTCATCAGGCCGATCCGGTCTCCGAGGATAAAAGCTTCACGCACGTCGTGAGTCACGAACAGCATGGTTTTGCCGAGACGCTTCTGCAGTGCCCGGAATTCTTTCTGGATTTCCGACCGCGTAATGGGATCCAACGCTCCAAACGGTTCATCGAGAAGCAGGATAGACGGATCTGCCGCGAGTGCACGCGCAACGCCGACCCGCTGGCGTTGACCGCCGGAAAGCTCGCGCGGCAGCCGGGCGGCGAAACGAGCGGGCTCCAGTCCGACAAGCGAGAGCATTTCATCGACCCGCGAAGTTATTTTTTCAGCCGGCCAGGCCTCCAGCGACGGCACCAGGGCAACATTGCGCGCCACGGTAAAGTGAGGAAACAGGCCGATTTCCTGGATGACATAACCGATGCGGCGGCGCAGACGAATCGGTTCCCAATCCGTCGTCTTGCGTCCTTCGATCAGAACCTCGCCGGCAGTGGGCTCCAGAAGCCGGTTCACCAGCTTCAGGGTTGTCGTTTTACCGGATCCGCTTCTGCCCAGCAGAACCACGGTTTCGCCGGCCTCGACCTTGAATGAAACGCCCTCGACCAGGGCCCGGCCGCCGAGCGCATAGCCTACATTGCGGAACTCCACGACTGGAGACGCCATGTGGTGGAGTGTATCAAACGGAGTCGCACAAAGAGTCGTCGTGAGCGACCCCCTGCCGCCCGCTTCGCGGGCGGCAGGGGGTCGCTCACACACCATGTTGAAACCCGTATAATCGAATTCATGTTGTCCTGGGTTGAAATCGACGCGTCGCGGCTTCGCAGCAACATCGACGCATTCCGGAGCGCCACTCCGACGGGTACGTCGATCATGGCCGTCGTCAAGGCAAACGCATATGGTCACGGTCTCGGCGTAACGGCTCCGATTGCGGCC
The Terriglobia bacterium genome window above contains:
- a CDS encoding glycine betaine ABC transporter substrate-binding protein: MNVLDFMWTHRAEMFQLTLEHLVMVGVSIAIATGIGLPLGIIMTRHTRLSRPIMTVANVVQTVPSLALFGFLIPLPFIGGIGARTAIVALVLYSLLPIIRNTFIGISGVDPAIREAGRGMGMTDAQLLWKVEIPLSLGVIFAGIRVATVIAVGVATIAAAIGAGGLGMYIFRGVSMVDSRVILAGAIPAAGLALIADFGLGAVERRFSKLLCVVLLCVSLVSCSHPDRIVVGSKNFTEQVILGELVAQQIERKTHLPVDRRLNLGGTLVCHDALIAGQIDTYVEYTGTALTAILKLPPSTDSRNVYEAVGSAYQSRFALEWTEQLGFNDTFAIIVRKDDAQRLGLKTISDAAPHTSKWVAGFGYEFMEREDGYPGLAKIYNLRFPAAPRVMDLGLTYKAAAEHQVDFIAGNSTDGLINALGLTVLEDDKHYFAPYDAAPVIRDAVVMKHPEVREALRQLGGKISDEQMRKMNYAVDGEHRDVKDVVRDFLDKN
- a CDS encoding AMP-binding protein, giving the protein MSFLTATTGPPLSEPLPSLWMFEQIEAWAKRAPERFAFVLDHQDKLEQYRYSDVLDQAALMASHLTRQGIQRGDRIGILMENTPQWVFVLLGAMQIGAVTVPLATTLPEDAIERIVTHAGCRIIFADEGNWTKGSNVAKTVGAVCDRAVSGNPDKGGATLQKPDPADTAILIYTSGTTGNPKGVELTFDNINHEIRGTSEGLHLHAEHRILSVLPFSHVLPLIANGLGPLCIGATVVFLSSISPQRIIDAFHRHRITLFICVPQFFYILHRRIISQAESQPFFTRTAFRFMRRMARRTKDLRLRRRLFAKVHRAIGPDLEMLASGGSRFDPEIARDLSELGYWIAQAYGLTETSAAATATPPEQDSIGTVGRPVRGVSVQIDSPNDQGIGEVWIRGPIVMKGYYKSPSQTAEAIKDGWFRTGDLGVIDVNGYLSITGRCKDVIVLANGENVYPEELETHYSRSPFIKDICILGVSQNGAGPGDEVLHAIIVPDMDEFRKRGQTAIMESIRFEIENLSKQVPSYYRLHSLSVRNDPLPRTVTRKLKRFEIQQEENERIKARDSRGTPVREPEPDHAQLREGAGVVLAELIRQARPDAGVLSPSMNVELDLGFDSLGRVELLGLAEARLGVHIDEQEMARIFTLGELIEAFEKAKGAKGATAAGGTAGGNRSWKEILSSVPDNVSETHHIFKARKLLNPLSFSIIRMIGIFAGISLPLRHYGMEKLPRTTPFLLCPNHESFLDGPLLVSILPRRVVYKILIIGYSDYWKNAFSRFLAQVCQIVAIDSDVNLVRAMQVGAMGLKRGHVMLIFPEGTRSIDGRIAEFKKGSAILAYELGVPIVPVGIHGTFEAWPREGGFRFRPVEFHFGDPIDPRAFATAADPYTAITEQLQKDVKRLSGQ
- a CDS encoding DMT family protein translates to MKTILLLAISSVFMTFAWYGHLRFRESSLWMAILVSWLIAFAEYCFQPANRVGSYEFSPAQLKTIQEVITLIVFSIFSVTYLGAQFRCNHVAAFAFIHRRGLFHVL
- a CDS encoding NYN domain-containing protein → MVEDRLKIAVFIDFDNIEIGVKSTLNRHFDIGAVLEAIKERGEVVTKIAYGDWKRAGEHSRSMTQHAIQMVQRNLTPGGDKNGADINLALDALEMAFTRNHINAFVIVGGDSDFIALVEKLKQYDKKVLVVGGRNFTSAILQKNCHEFIAYENLISAPSIPRRPAAERTRTAVADPNLAKAFPLVRRALKVLTDREVSPQLGLLKSTLLQLDSTFTERDYGASTFRDFIEKMAAAGYVNLKQVDRSLLVELKDQSLVEGEEEAPAIPVPAVVPSNGQALEAAPAGAPVPSLPAPNLPAPNVTTPMPTPMQAEEGVRAMQEAFQNSHITPHWPMYLRNVKQFIKNTLPTFDEHRYGFHSFLEAVRSGQRAGLFRLERNRQGILRVYPGNQMAQGQRSGGRSDEQAAPSPAIYDVENDPTLQHLHQPPSVISDSEDSAEAQSESEPETDVEEAEQPLAAEAAEPLAEEKPARKRRVSTGIKRKAVAPRKTAVAPAKRTRKKTSPPEEGSVN
- a CDS encoding GNAT family N-acetyltransferase, giving the protein MNDAVELIPAERASDIANIRALFVEYARSLDFDLCFQSFDQELLDLPGQYAPPRGRLILCRAAGTSAGCIALKPLPDGFCEMKRLFVRPEFRGKGIALKLASKIIEEARQIGYSAMRLDTIAGKMAAAIALYRRLGFRQIPPYYDNPIPNAAYFELELSSKS
- a CDS encoding pilus assembly PilX N-terminal domain-containing protein; this translates as MHYRSPETGFALVLALILTLVVSVMGASVMFLSQTETLSSLNYEMMTQARYGAESGLNTAANYLVNTYTAPISGGADDIANYDMTKSPVQYNGVAVVLSASTSSNYPVASVKTAFSNAAQGTVVAGQTTMNYTATATLVAMSQVTTAAGPTTVQTWSITADGTISGGRSAQEEVSSIVERQVTWAQAAGENYAMFATANGCGSLTMSGGVTIGSYDSAHATISGGAVVPDTYGGDIGSNGNLNESGGATVHGTMSTPRSGVGNCSSGGVDAWSDSGGATVTGCSTSATSCVSGGLVHLSQAVSLAAPSTPNPEPPTTNLSITSTTTCTSLGISGCTGTAGNLVFAPGSYGNISLSGGAKLTISGGAYTINSISVSGGAALTVNATGSTPAIVTIAGQSKTTPLSFSGGGITNVNASNVPTPTKLQFLYAGTGTLSLSGGTQTAGTVYAPNAAISLSGGARWYGSISGATISDSGGTAIYYDRELGNPGAGSPIATVGNFMMNSFSWSRF
- a CDS encoding type II secretion system protein — encoded protein: MLTNKGFSLLESMASMVILLIIFAAMMTGMNQLMSMQGTVKNRTEMHADVRNATELLQQEIGQAGRIALPAAVTTTAATAAGAATAAVSSTSGMFANMYLDVDTGASFETVQATGISANGFAATFTFAHSNGTQVLVSGSFGTGMVPPAAAPSSYSHGSTDSVLKLYGDVNKDGKVLYVEYTCSPGTTSSPGYLYRNEISFTAASKPATSSSIVLMNNLLPNPNSVPCFSYQTATGLSGNTYIVDVGVTLTVQSQLQDPKTHQFQQETKALLNVSPRNIFEAWELDNAGSLQRIQPMPASVTALLP